A stretch of DNA from Endozoicomonas sp. 8E:
GGCCATCAGTTTCCTCAGCAAATTCAATTCGGCGTTTTACAAAATTGGAAACCGCTGAATCAGGAGTCAAGACCGATGGATTTCAGTCTTGGTCACAGGCTGTCTGTTCTTGGTCAGTTTCCTACTATTCAGGCTTCTCTCAGAGCAGAACGACGAGCGCTGATGATCAGCTTAAGCAAGTAATCCAGAACCAATTTTTCTCTGTGAGAATGTCGACGCTGGTCTGCATTCCAGAAATAATCGGTAAGGGCTTCTCGGAAGTGCCCGGATGGTTTTTTCCATTCTAACCCGAACAATATAGAAGCTCTTGCCGTTTTCGTCCCGAATCGTGTCGGCACCGATGTGTCCACTGTGCTCTGGAGGCTACCATAAATGACAAAATTATAGGCAGTCACCTTGACAATGGCATTGAGCCAAGACTGATAAAAGCAATGTATCCCAAAGTTAAGCCCGGTTTTGGCAACTGGCGGCGTCGAAGATGCGCATCATCATTGCTACATCGAAGACCCGGAAGATCAGACACAGGAGCTGGGTATGAAGCTACTTTCTCCCTACCTGGTTGGCCTGACAGAAAGCAGCACTCAGGAACCTGGTCGGTTCCGGTCAGGCTTCCAGTTCACGCTCCAGGGGTAGCATGTGGTGCCTGGATTGAACCGCAAGCAGGTCACAGTCGATATTGCTGGCCAACTTTTCAGCCGTATTGCCCAGGGTTAGTCCACTGAGACCTGAACGGGCATTAGTGCCCATGATCAGCAGTGATGCCGCCAGCTCACGGGTCAGATCCGGAATCATGGTCTCGGCAGGTGCAGTGACCAGATGGATTGCGTCCTCGGTAATTCCGTAATCTTTTGCAAAATGCTGACAATTCTGGAGGTAACGCTCCTCACAGGTCTGACCGTCACCCTTGTCGGATATTGCCAGCGTTGTGGTGGGGTAGGCAGAAGCCAGATGCAGGTGTGCATCAAAATAGTCTCTGACCGCTCTGGCATTTTCCATGATGGCCTTATTTAGCTGCTGATGATCGGCATCTCCGGGATCGGCCCTAATGGCCGCGAGCATGGGCTCATTTTCCCACGGACGATCATGACTAACCAGAAGGACTGGAACCCTGCTTTTTCTTAGTAATGCCCAGTCTGTAGGCGTTGAGAAAGGCTTTTCCATAAAGCTTTCGTGCCGGAAATCCTTGATGACCAGATGACTGCGTTCCATTTGTCTGACATGGATAATGGTGTCGAGAAGGTTATTTCGCCACGACTCCTGACTGGTGACTTCTGTGCCGTCGGCCTCGACATTTTTGCTAAGGGCAGTGAGCACCTCAGCAGACGTTGCGTCAGGTTTGGGGTTCGCAGCCAGAATATGAAGACTGCACTGAGCTGCCCTGGCCAGCTGGCTGGCTCGATTGAGTGCGACATGACGGGCTTTGCGAGTATCTACAATAACGAGTATCCGTTGTATTCCTTGCATGGCCTGCTCCTTTATACCTTAAGAATTTCTATAACCCTGAAGGGGTCTCAGCTCTAACTGTTTTTTTTATAGACTAATGGCATCGAACTGAATAGTCGGATGAGGAAAAATGATCTGTATTAATATCATTAACACATTAATCATAATTTTGTGACGATGGCTCTATTAATAGCCACCAACCCATGACAGCATTCAGCTTTAAAGGTAAGGTAGTGCCGGAATTTTTACCCTTATTCAAACTTAATCAGGGCCGTTTACCAAGACCTGGTTGTTTGGAGTTTGTTGCTTAGAGACATAGAAATAATGAGTGACCAGAGCCTGACCGAACTTTTTCCTGAACTGGATGCTTTTTTACCCTGTGTGACGCCAGATGAATGGATTGCAGAAGCGTTGAAACATCAGGATATTCTGCTGATTGATCACGCCAATTGTGAAAAAAAAGCGGCTTCCACAGCCTTGAACCTGATGTATCGCTACAGCGGGCATTTTGAGTTGCTCAACAAAATGTCGCGTCTGGCTCGTGAGGAGTTAAGGCATTTTGAACAAGTTCTGGCCATTATCAAAAAACGGGATATTCCTTATGGAATCCTGTCAGCTTCACGCTACGCCGGAGCGCTAAGAAAGCACGTAAGAACCTGGGAGCCCGCTCGAATGGTGGACACTCTGATTATTGGTGCTTACATTGAAGCCCGCTCCTGTGAACGATTTCACAAGCTGGCCCCATATCTTGATGATGAGCTGAAGAAGTTTTACCTGTCACTGCTCAAGTCGGAAGGTCGACATTTCAAAGATTACCTGACTCTGGCAGAAAGTCTTTCAGAGGAATCCATAGAAGAGCGGGTGGCTTTTTTTGCCAAAGTAGAACGGGAAGCCATTGAATCCGTTGATGAAACGTTCCGTTTTCACAGTGGCGTGCCGGCTTCTGCCTGAAATATAGCTAATCAAGGGATGATAGATCAGCTTCGTAGTCTATAATCGGATACTTAGTTGGTTTGCCTTGTGCTATAAATTTTTGTTTATATATAGCGGTTGCGTAAGGTGCTTTCGACTGACTCTTTCTTATGGCTTCTCATCTCTAAGTTCCCACCTTCATTCTGATTCGGTTTGACTGGGATACTGGTTTCCGGGAGATATGCAATGCCCCTGCTGAAAAGAAAATCACTGCTGCTAATCGTTTTTCTTTCTGGAGCTGGACAGTTATTTTCCAGTTTTTCTCTTTCGATTCTTGACCCAGAAGATCTATCGAATAATTTCAATGCTCTGGTACGAGAGGTCAGGCCAAACTTTTGGGGGAACTGGGGTCTGGATGTCGCCATTAAGCCGGGTGTGATCGGTGTGATTGATACTGATACCGGGACGTTTCATTCTGCAGGGCAGCAGATTTCCAAAATCTCTGTGGTCTCCGGTGACATTTCTGAAGAGCTGAAATTATCGACTTCTCATGTTAAAGGCCCTCATGTAGTCTCGTTTCCAATGAATGATCAGTCGTCAAAAACGAGCGTAAATACGGATCTTAAATGGCAGTTCAGCAAACGGGGAGCAATGATGGCTCAATGGGATCTGGTACAGGAGCATAGTCTGAAGGAGCCATTTCGGGTTATCAATGAGAATATGGATTTCTTGAAATCAGTCGCTGCAGATATGGAGATGTATGATCCTGAAGCCAATGCCATTTCCCAGGGATTTGGGGTGGTAACCAGTGTGCTTCTGGCAAAAAGCGGGATGAATGTTGCGTCACTCTCAGACTCTTCTCAGTGGAGTATTACCGGTAAGGCCAGCAACCTACAGAGCATGCTGGGGCATGGTTCTGCAAAAGCATCGTACTCCAGCGCCGGGGGGGACACTGATGTGATCAGCATTATCTGGCCCAGCCAGCCGAACACTACAACTGAAGATCTGGTTCCTGTTGCATACACCTTTGCGTCAATTAGTGGTAAGCAGGTCATTCCCTACTGGACAGAAGAGATTGAAGCTTTTCAAATCATCTTCGAAAACAAGGGAAGTTACTTCATCAAGGCAACCTTAAAATTCCAGACTCCGGAAGGTGAGAAGGAGTTGCATCAGGATATTGTTGGTTTTATGACCAGAACTATGGAGGGTATTCCATTGAATGCAACAGAACTGGCCCTGAAAATGGAGTTTGTTGATGCAATACCCAGTACCACAGAATTCTATCATTGGGATACGCCACTGGGTACATGGTCTTCAGGGAAAAGACATGTCGAGATTAACGGGTGGTGGCCATGGCAGCCTTCATTCATTGTTCGGGAGGATCGCATGACTACAACGTCAATGGGGGAGTACCAATGAACGAAAGATAACCCATAAGAAGTTATTATCGCCATTGGATGACCAGATGGATAGAGGCGCGGGGGGAGGTGCAGGTTCGGTTTTATATCAACTTACAGGAGTGGCTCGATACAGAAAGCATCCATTTTCAGTCCTGATTCGTCACAGGTCAGGACCCAACCCTGCCGGTCCCAATCGCCAAGTACAATCCGTTTTCCGGCTCCTGAAGCCAGTTCGACTTCATGGATATCCGGGCGATGAGTGTGACCATGAATCAGCGTTTTGACTTGATACTTGTCCATCACCCGAACCACTTCCTCCGGAGTGACATCCATGATGGCCAGGGACTTCCTGGATTTGGCTTTCTTACTGTTGCTGCGTAGTTTTTGAGCCAGTTTTTTCCGATAACTCCTTGGAGAAAGGCGAAGTATGCCCAGAACCAGAGGGTTGCGGATAATCTTGCGGTAGCGAAGGTATTGTTTGTCACCCGTGCAGAGCAGGTCACCGTGCATCAGCAGAACCGTCTCGCCATTCAGGTCAATGACGCAGGGGTCATTGAGCCAGGTAGCTCCGGTCATTCTCAGGAAATCCTTGCCGATGGCAAAGTCACGATTGCCTGCCATCACAAACAGTGGCTTGCCAGAATCAGTGTAGGCTTTGAGTTGACGGGCTATGTCATGATGAAAGGGTTCCATGGCGTCATCGCCCAACCAGTATTCAAAGAAATCGCCCAAAATGTAAAGAGCGTCTGATTGAGAAGCCTGCTCCTGCATGAAAGAAGCGAACGCCCGGACAATGTCCGGGCGTTCGGGTGTCAGATGCAGGTCAGAAATGAACAGTATGTTCATTCAATAGGATTCCTATACTACGACTGCAGACTCAATCACAACGTCATCTTCAGGAACATCCTGATGACCGGCCCGGAAGGTGGTTTTAGCCGCCTTGATCTTGTTCACAATATCCATACCTTCAGTGACCTGACCAAATACGCAATAGCCCCAACCATCCGGCGTCTTGGAGGTGTGGTTAAGGAAATGGTTGTCAGAAACATTGATAAAGAATTGCGATGAAGCTGAATGAGGGTCCATCGTCCTGGCCATGGCAAGAGTACCAATGGCGTTTTTCAGGCCGTTATCTGCTTCGTTTTCGATAGGTGCCTGTGTCTCTTTTTGAACCATACCCGGCTCAAAACCACCGCCCTGGATCATAAAACCATCAATGACCCTGTGAAAGATGGTACCGTCAAAGTGGCCACTCTTTACATATTCCAGAAAGTTAGCCACAGTCTTGGGGGCTTTTTCAGCGTCCAGTTCCAGTTTGATATCGCCGAAATTGGTGTGCAGTACAACCATAGGGTTACCGTAATCTCTGTTCAGATGATCCGCGAACGGAAAACCTGCAATTCTAGGTGGTTATGGGACAGGTGTAAAAGGTCAGAGTGGAATAAACAGCCCAGAGCGACTTAATCAGGCTGCTTGACACGCAGGAAATTATTTACAGAAACCGCAAGCCAAAAGTCGGTCTGACCTGTACCCTTCGACGGGAAAATGTTAGTCTCAGTCGTTAGCCAAACAGCCATGGGCGATTGAAAAGTCTATTATCGCTTTGGATGGCAAAAGATTTTTTTACGGTAAAATAATGCATTCCCTCAAGAGCATGGCCGGGTCAGATCCTGAAGGGGCTGATGTCTCCGGGTTTCTGTATCAGAGAGGGCTTTCTCTTCCAAGACGCTGGTTGCAATGAGCACAACAGACACTTCATCCAACAAATCATCAAAATCCGGTAACTTCCTTGAGCAGATCATTGAAAAGGATCTGGCGACAGGTCTGGTTCAATCGGTTCAGACCCGATTCCCACCGGAGCCCAACGGCTTTCTGCATATTGGTCACGCCACCTCTATCTGTCTGAACTTTGGACTGGCTGAGCAATTCAATGGCCAGTGTAACCTGAGGTTTGATGACACGAATCCCGAAAAAGAGGAGCAGATGTATGTCGATGCCATTCAGGAAGATGTTCGTTGGTTGGGCTTCAAGTGGAGCGGAGAGGTTCGCTATGCTTCCAGCTACTTTGATCAGTTCTACGAATGGGCTCTCTACCTGATCAAAGAAGGTAAGGCCTATGTCGATCATCAGGACGCCGAGTCCATGGCTAAAAACCGGGGTGACTTTAATACCCCCGGCGTTGAAACACATTGCCGCAAGCGGTCTGTAGAAGAGAATCTGGCAGAGTTTGAAAAGATGCGTGCCGGTGAGTATGAAGAAGGTCAGTGCAGCCTGAGGGCCAGGATTGATCTGCAGAACCCTAATATGAATATGCGTGATCCGATTCTTTACCGTATCCGCAAGGTGCCTCACCACCAGACTGGTGATAAGTGGTGTATCTATCCAAGCTATGACTTTGCCCATGGTCAGGAAGATGCCATTGAAGGGGTGACGCACTCGATCTGTACACTGGAATTTCAGGACCACCGTCCGTTATACGACTGGTTTATTGAGAACCTGCCGGTGCCATCAAGGCCGAGACAGTACGAGTTTGCCAGAACGAACCTGAACTACACCGTTACCAGCAAGCGAAAACTGAAGCAGCTGGTGGACGAAGGTATCGTAGAAGGGTGGGACGATCCTCGTATGCCTACCGTATCCGGTATGCGTCGACGTGGTTACACACCGGCTTCTATTCGCAAATTCTCCGATATGGTGGGCGTCAGTCGTTCCGATGGTATTGCTGATGTTTCCATGCTGGAACATGCGATTCGTGACGACCTGAACAACAGCGCAGCACGTGCCATGGCGGTTATGAATCCGCTGAAAGTCGTGATTACCAATCTGCCTGAAGGCGAGGTACAGGAAATGACCGCAGCGGCACACCCTAACAAGCCTGAATTGGGTGAGCGTAAACTGCCGTTTACACGTGAACTGTATATTGATCGTTCAGATTTTACTGAAGACACCACTCTGTCTCGCAAAAAGTTCAAGCGACTGGTGTCGGGTGAATACGTACGCCTGCGCAGTGCCTATGTCATCAAGTCAGACCAGGTGATTAAAGATGAGCAGGGCAAAATTACTGAGATTCACTGCAGCTATGTACCCGGTACAGTGGGAGAAAACCCTCCTGAGGGCATTAAGCCTCGTGGTGTGATTCATTGGGTGTCGGCGAGCCATGGCAAGCAGGCAGAAATCCGTAAGTATGATCGCCTGTTTAATCACCCTGCTCCAGACAAGGGTGATGAAGATTTTATGGCCCACGTGAATCCGTCTTCCCTGGAAGTGGTGACAGGCTGGGTCGAACCCTCTCTGGTAGAAGCGGAGCCGGAACAGGGCTTTCAGTTCGAGAGGGAAGGGTACTTTGTTGCCGATCGACATGAACACTGTTCTGAAAAACCCGTGTTCAATATGACGATTGGTCTCAAGGATACCTGGGCCAGTAAAGTCTAACGAGTGGAATCAAACTCTCCCGTATCAAGGGAGAGCATACAGCCTGAATCATCGGGCTACAGGACAAAGAACGTGTTGCAGATATACAACTCCCTGACCCGAACCAAAGAAGCCTTTAAACCGCTGGATGAAAATCATGTGCGGATGTACGTCTGTGGTATGACAGTTTATGACCTGTGCCATATTGGTCATGCCAGAACGGTTACGGCTTTTGATGTGGTCTCCCGTTACCTGAGAGCTAAAGGCTACAACCTGACTTACATTCGCAATATCACTGATATTGACGACAAGATCATTCGTCGCGCCACTGAAAATGGTGAAACTATTGACGTTCTGACGGAGCGTATGATCGCCGCCATGCGTGAAGATTTTAAGCGTCTGGGCAATCTGGAGCCAGACCAGGAGCCCAGGGCGACCGAGCACGTGGAAGGTATGATCGAAATGATCAGTGACCTGGTCGGGAAAGGCTTTGCCTATGCACCGGGCAACGGCGACGTTTATTTCCGGGTTCGCAAATTTGACGGCTACGGCAAGCTGTCTGGCAAAATTCTGGAAGAGCTGGAAGCCGGTGCCCGTATTGAAGTCGATGAGCAGAAAGAAGATCCCATGGACTTCGTGCTCTGGAAAGGGGCCAAAGAAGGAGAGCCCAGCTGGGCTTCACCCTGGGGTAATGGCCGTCCTGGCTGGCATATAGAGTGTTCGGTCATGGGTAAATGCTGCCTGGGAAAAACCTTTGATATTCATGGTGGCGGTTCTGATCTCAAGTTCCCTCACCATGAAAACGAGATTGCCCAGAGTGAAGCAGCCAACGGCCAGACTTTCGTGAATACCTGGATGCACTCGGGGGCGATTCGCATTGATAATGTGAAGATGTCCAAGAGCCTGGGTAACTTCTTTACGATTCGTGAAGTGCTCGATAAGTACCCGGACGAAGTCGTGCGTTACTTCCTGATTTCCAGTCATTACCGAAGTCCGGTCAATTACTCGGAAGACAGTCTGAAAGAGGCGTCTATTCGTCTTGAGCGTCTATACACTGCACTGAAAGGACTGGATGTGGCCGGTGTCACTACGGCTGAGGGCACTCGTTTTGAAGAAAAGTTCGTGGCTTCCATGGATGACGACTTCAATACACCAGAAGCATTAGCGTCCCTGTTTGAGCTGGTACGTGAGCTGAATACCATTCGTGCCGAAGATGAGCAGAAAGCCTTGCCGCTGGCAGCTTTGCTGGTCAAACTGGGTGGCATTCTGGGTATTCTGCAAGGTGATGCCGAGTCTTTCCTGAAGTCCGGAACCGATGTCGATGAAGCCTGGATTGAAGCAATGATTCAGAAGCGCAAAGATGCCAAGAAGGCTCGTGACTTTGCTGAAGCGGATCGTATCCGTGAGGAGCTGGCCAGTCAGGGTATTATCCTGCAGGACAGTCGGGAAGGAACCACTTGGCGTATTGAACGCTGACAGTCCTTACAGGACCTGAAATCTTCAGGTCCTGCCAAACCTGAAGAATTTTTACTCTTGTAGCCAAAAATTAAGCTCTAATATCTGCCCTTCAATAAAAAATACTGGCACAATGTCGCTCAATAGAACCTGTTTACTCATCCAACCAGAATGCTATTGAGCCAAGGGATAAGTGCTTGTCTGCTGTTTCGGCAGTTGTAACTCTCAGGGCGGTAGCGTGCCTCTTACATTCTGCACCAAGGGCTCTTTTCTGTATGATCGCACGGGTTTGCTACATCAATGTAGATCCGGGTTGTCTTTTTGCTAAAGAAACCGTCAGCTTAGTTTTAAAGTTTTAGCGCCTCACTCTCAGAGAGTTGCTTGCTTCAGTCATAAAAGTAGATGGCATGGTAAACTCATTAACTGTTAGGCTTCTAGCAAACCTCTAACTCTCAACCATTTCTCGACGCCACCGATATGATAATGTATAGTCTTCACCTCAAGGGTGAACTATATTGGTTTTGTTGTGTCTATACTTAGGGTGTCATGGTTTGATAGTCAAGTTCCGAAACAAGAAGCTTGAGAAGTGCTTTTTGCAACATAAACAAGCAGTTAGAGAGTTTGGTGATCCGGTCGCAAGGAGATATATAATGCGTATCAAGTTGATCCAAGCAGCCAAGAACCTTGACGATCTTATGGCTCTTCCAAGTTTGAAATGCCATCCCCTTAAAGGTGACCGGAAAGGTCAATATGCAGTAAAACTTACGGGGTTTTATAGACTGATATTCACAATCGAAGGAAACATGCTGAATATCGCAATGATCGAAGAAGTGAGCAAGCACTATGATGACTGAACAGACATACATGTCCGATTTAGCCATTCCCCCAGGTGAGTATTTGGAGGAAGTGCTTGAAGAGATGGATATTACCCAAGCTGAGTTAGCTCGTAGAATGGGACGTCCTCCTCAAGCCATCAACGAAATTCTCAAAGGGGAAAAGGCTATAACTCCAGAAACTGCTCTTCAACTAGAGCAGGTTGTTGGTGTGCCAGCATACTTTTGGAGTTCTCTCGAGTCTGAATACCGTTTGGTAATGGCAACAGAGGCTGATGAAAGAAAAGCAGAGGATGAAATAGATACAGCCTCTGCATATCCATATTCAGAAATAGCTAAGTTGGGACTTGTTAAAAAAACAAGAAAGCAATTAGAAAAAGTTAAAGAACTTAGAAAGTTTTTTGGCGTTTCATCTCTATTTAATATTCAATCTGTTAAAGAATATGCGCCAGCATTTCGACAAGTCGAGAAAGACACAACCTCACATGAAGCTTTAGCATCTTGGTTGAGAGCAGGCCATGTTATAGCATCCAAAAAGGAAGTTGAGCAATTCAATAAACTAAAACTGCAAAACTCAATTCCTAAATTGAGACAGTTGACGTTTGAAACAGAGCCTAATTTACTTCTGCAAAAACTAAGCAAACTATTAGCTGAATGTGGTATAGCGTTAGTTTTAATTCCACACTTTTCTAAAACCTACACTACTGGTGCAACCTATTGGATAGGTAAACACAAAGCCGTAATAATGATGTCATTACGAGGTAGTTGGTCAGACATATTTTGGTTTAGTCTATTGCATGAAATTGGACATATTTTGCTTCATGATAAACGGATTACCTTTTTGGAGAATGCTTCGAAAGATAATCAGTATATGAGTCAAGAAACTGAAGCGGACTCTTTCGCCCAGAAAACGTTGATTCCTGAAAGTGAATATTTATCTTTCTTAGATAAAGCGGTCTTTACTCGAAAATCAATCCATGACTTTTCTTCTGAAATAGGTATTTTTCCTGGAATTGTCACAGGTCGTTTGCAATATAATAAAAAGCTTCCACATACCTCAAACTTTCATAGAGTTCGCTTTAAGTGGAAAGAAGCCTAACAAATGCTTCCAGTTCGTGCAGGGGCTTCGCCCCTGCACCCGACCTCGCTGGCGCTCGGCGGCTGAAGCAGGCGTTATTTTGTACAGTGTTATTGAAGAAAATGCCAAAAATGCAAATAACTCACTTGCGGCCTATTCGGGACGGTAGGTAGAATAGCTCATAGTCTGTTGATAATTAATGACTTTTTGACAGATTGAAAAAACGGGATATATCTCAAGTGAGTTAATTTTCTCTGATTTGGGGGGATATAACGCGTGTGAGTGTAATATCTGATATCACTCGCTTGAGTTCTAATAGCTGTTATACGGCTCAACCTAAATTCAAGAGTTAAAATTTGGTGATGATTGAAAGATGCAAAATAAATTTGTTTTTACAGGTGGTCCTTGTGGTGGTAAAACAACAACATTAGAAGAACTCAAACGAGTTGGATATTGTTTTGTATCAGAAACGGCAAGAGAAATAATTCAAGAGAGATTATCTAAAGGGCTATCACCTCGCCCAAAACTCGAAGAATTTGCTAACGAATGCTTGAAATTAGACATTCAAAAATATGATAAATATGCTAAAAGTAGCACTACATTATTTTTTGATCGAAGCATATTAGATTCATTATATATGCTAAATAACGAAGCTAAGATAAATGCTTCTGAGTTAAAGAGTCACATTGAACAATATGAATACAACCCTATTGTATTTGTATTCTCTCCATGGCAAGAGATTTATGTAACTGATAGCGAACGTGATCAAACTTTCGAAGAATCACAAAAAGTTAGCTCAGATCTAATCAAGTGGTACAGTACTCATGGGTATAAAACAATCGAAGTTCCAAAAACATCAGTTAAAAATAGGGTAGAGTTTATCCTAAAAACTATCAAGAACGCCGTATAACAAAGCATTCAAGTTCGTTTCGGGCTTCGCCCTCCACCCGACGCCGTCTGCGGCGGCGCGGCTTAATGCGGCGTTAGCACCAAGGAGAGATCGTGTCTTATTCGATAGAAGAGCATAAACATAGATTTGCAGCATGGGCGGCAGGAAGAGCTGCTACGGTTAATGGGTGCAGATTTAAAGTGGAAGATGGAAAGAGAATACTTGAATCTTCAGGAATGAATGAAGTTGCAAAATCGATAGATAATCTACCTTCTGCTAATGAGTTTGATAAAGCTCATAGAGAATGGAGAGAGAAGGTAATTAATTCTGCAAAAGAATTAAATCTCAATTTTACGCATGGAGTTGCTGCAAAGCTCATCAATATATATTTAAAGTCCGTTTATGTTTGTGGCGATAATCACAATGATTCAAAAGTAAAAGCTATTCACCCGCCAATCGATAGTGTCCTTCTTGATGATTTGTATAAACAGGATATCGGCAGCCAAAAATCAGAGTGGCAAAAGGCCAGGAAGGCAAGGTGGTCGAAACTTACGTCAAATGAATATGAAAGTGTTATTGCAGCTGTTAAAAAATCAGTACCTGCGAATTGCGGCCTATGGCAAATTGAAGAATATTGGCAAGGTTTCCAGTAAAGTGCTAACAAGTGGCTGCAACCGACCGCAAAAACTGTCACTTGTTTTGCCAAAAAGCGGCAAAACAACCGCCATTTTTTGCGGCGGCTGAGCCAGGCGTTAGCCGGCAGCAGTATGGAAGTTTTTTCTATTTTTCCAACGGATGAATCACGAACCAAAATTTACGCCAGCAACCAGTCTGGTCAATTCCAGTTCTGAGTAATTCTCAGTAATGCATGTCTGTAGATTCTGTGTCAGTCGATGAAAAATCTGCGGTGTCTTGATGGGCATGTCAGCGTGGTTTCACGGTGTTTATGAGTATTTGGTCCGGCGCACTAAACCAGTTAAAAGTTTTATCAGCATTGGCGTTGCCTGCAAGTTTTCCAGCGGTAACTTTTATGCACTTCAATCGGTGCAGCAGGTGCAGGTTTTACTGAAGCTCCTCTGCAATAATCAACATTGTCCCAGGCAGCAGGGCTGCCGGGCTAACAAATACAGGCA
This window harbors:
- a CDS encoding AAA family ATPase, whose protein sequence is MQNKFVFTGGPCGGKTTTLEELKRVGYCFVSETAREIIQERLSKGLSPRPKLEEFANECLKLDIQKYDKYAKSSTTLFFDRSILDSLYMLNNEAKINASELKSHIEQYEYNPIVFVFSPWQEIYVTDSERDQTFEESQKVSSDLIKWYSTHGYKTIEVPKTSVKNRVEFILKTIKNAV
- a CDS encoding UDP-2,3-diacylglucosamine diphosphatase, with amino-acid sequence MNILFISDLHLTPERPDIVRAFASFMQEQASQSDALYILGDFFEYWLGDDAMEPFHHDIARQLKAYTDSGKPLFVMAGNRDFAIGKDFLRMTGATWLNDPCVIDLNGETVLLMHGDLLCTGDKQYLRYRKIIRNPLVLGILRLSPRSYRKKLAQKLRSNSKKAKSRKSLAIMDVTPEEVVRVMDKYQVKTLIHGHTHRPDIHEVELASGAGKRIVLGDWDRQGWVLTCDESGLKMDAFCIEPLL
- a CDS encoding universal stress protein; this encodes MQGIQRILVIVDTRKARHVALNRASQLARAAQCSLHILAANPKPDATSAEVLTALSKNVEADGTEVTSQESWRNNLLDTIIHVRQMERSHLVIKDFRHESFMEKPFSTPTDWALLRKSRVPVLLVSHDRPWENEPMLAAIRADPGDADHQQLNKAIMENARAVRDYFDAHLHLASAYPTTTLAISDKGDGQTCEERYLQNCQHFAKDYGITEDAIHLVTAPAETMIPDLTRELAASLLIMGTNARSGLSGLTLGNTAEKLASNIDCDLLAVQSRHHMLPLERELEA
- a CDS encoding tRNA-(ms[2]io[6]A)-hydroxylase, whose amino-acid sequence is MSDQSLTELFPELDAFLPCVTPDEWIAEALKHQDILLIDHANCEKKAASTALNLMYRYSGHFELLNKMSRLAREELRHFEQVLAIIKKRDIPYGILSASRYAGALRKHVRTWEPARMVDTLIIGAYIEARSCERFHKLAPYLDDELKKFYLSLLKSEGRHFKDYLTLAESLSEESIEERVAFFAKVEREAIESVDETFRFHSGVPASA
- a CDS encoding HigA family addiction module antitoxin — its product is MSDLAIPPGEYLEEVLEEMDITQAELARRMGRPPQAINEILKGEKAITPETALQLEQVVGVPAYFWSSLESEYRLVMATEADERKAEDEIDTASAYPYSEIAKLGLVKKTRKQLEKVKELRKFFGVSSLFNIQSVKEYAPAFRQVEKDTTSHEALASWLRAGHVIASKKEVEQFNKLKLQNSIPKLRQLTFETEPNLLLQKLSKLLAECGIALVLIPHFSKTYTTGATYWIGKHKAVIMMSLRGSWSDIFWFSLLHEIGHILLHDKRITFLENASKDNQYMSQETEADSFAQKTLIPESEYLSFLDKAVFTRKSIHDFSSEIGIFPGIVTGRLQYNKKLPHTSNFHRVRFKWKEA
- a CDS encoding glutamine--tRNA ligase/YqeY domain fusion protein, translating into MSTTDTSSNKSSKSGNFLEQIIEKDLATGLVQSVQTRFPPEPNGFLHIGHATSICLNFGLAEQFNGQCNLRFDDTNPEKEEQMYVDAIQEDVRWLGFKWSGEVRYASSYFDQFYEWALYLIKEGKAYVDHQDAESMAKNRGDFNTPGVETHCRKRSVEENLAEFEKMRAGEYEEGQCSLRARIDLQNPNMNMRDPILYRIRKVPHHQTGDKWCIYPSYDFAHGQEDAIEGVTHSICTLEFQDHRPLYDWFIENLPVPSRPRQYEFARTNLNYTVTSKRKLKQLVDEGIVEGWDDPRMPTVSGMRRRGYTPASIRKFSDMVGVSRSDGIADVSMLEHAIRDDLNNSAARAMAVMNPLKVVITNLPEGEVQEMTAAAHPNKPELGERKLPFTRELYIDRSDFTEDTTLSRKKFKRLVSGEYVRLRSAYVIKSDQVIKDEQGKITEIHCSYVPGTVGENPPEGIKPRGVIHWVSASHGKQAEIRKYDRLFNHPAPDKGDEDFMAHVNPSSLEVVTGWVEPSLVEAEPEQGFQFEREGYFVADRHEHCSEKPVFNMTIGLKDTWASKV
- the cysS gene encoding cysteine--tRNA ligase encodes the protein MQIYNSLTRTKEAFKPLDENHVRMYVCGMTVYDLCHIGHARTVTAFDVVSRYLRAKGYNLTYIRNITDIDDKIIRRATENGETIDVLTERMIAAMREDFKRLGNLEPDQEPRATEHVEGMIEMISDLVGKGFAYAPGNGDVYFRVRKFDGYGKLSGKILEELEAGARIEVDEQKEDPMDFVLWKGAKEGEPSWASPWGNGRPGWHIECSVMGKCCLGKTFDIHGGGSDLKFPHHENEIAQSEAANGQTFVNTWMHSGAIRIDNVKMSKSLGNFFTIREVLDKYPDEVVRYFLISSHYRSPVNYSEDSLKEASIRLERLYTALKGLDVAGVTTAEGTRFEEKFVASMDDDFNTPEALASLFELVRELNTIRAEDEQKALPLAALLVKLGGILGILQGDAESFLKSGTDVDEAWIEAMIQKRKDAKKARDFAEADRIREELASQGIILQDSREGTTWRIER
- a CDS encoding peptidylprolyl isomerase; translated protein: MVVLHTNFGDIKLELDAEKAPKTVANFLEYVKSGHFDGTIFHRVIDGFMIQGGGFEPGMVQKETQAPIENEADNGLKNAIGTLAMARTMDPHSASSQFFINVSDNHFLNHTSKTPDGWGYCVFGQVTEGMDIVNKIKAAKTTFRAGHQDVPEDDVVIESAVVV
- a CDS encoding type II toxin-antitoxin system RelE/ParE family toxin: MIVKFRNKKLEKCFLQHKQAVREFGDPVARRYIMRIKLIQAAKNLDDLMALPSLKCHPLKGDRKGQYAVKLTGFYRLIFTIEGNMLNIAMIEEVSKHYDD